A region of Necator americanus strain Aroian chromosome I, whole genome shotgun sequence DNA encodes the following proteins:
- a CDS encoding hypothetical protein (NECATOR_CHRI.G1300.T1), giving the protein MGLCPDEVLECLPDNILLFANPGEVFYRAGENAAAVPIWTGEKGVDPDISYCSLPAFVTNPACAAASPTSNMGAAGKPFYVGRSRKTDAAFEIEDAYVQLKLEPAHSASTDDNVLLPQSDLMMFSYTPKNHVSYTIKEFSATRFGSHRQRPDHDVMKRIQRQAANRGAGFPTNSGSNSSKTRTGLLEAGDGPELKNTAAPRPTFPKSSTSQGDTTMADIETLKTLTSEQREALVNIIRNSSMLDHSLSHLQQALVGPQVVHNAGLPRLPTISPVTTSVTTPSIAELAFSHYGTNPITTAASALSRRHNAKRRSSNHNSSWIV; this is encoded by the exons ACAATATCTTATTATTCGCGAATCCAGGAGAAGTGTTTTATCGAGCAGGAGAAAATGCAGCCGCTGTCCCTATTTGGACGGGCGAAAAAGGAGTTGATCCAGACATTAG TTACTGCTCTTTACCTGCGTTCGTCACTAATCCGGCATGTGCTGCTGCGTCACCAACATCGAATATGGGAGCAGCTGGAAAGCCATTTTACGTGGGCAGATCTCGCAAAACTGATGCAG CTTTCGAAATTGAAGACGCGTACGTGCAACTAAAGCTAGAACCTGCTCATTCAGCTAGCACTGACGACAACGTCCTTCTTCCACAGTCA GACTTGATGATGTTTTCGTATACACCAAAGAATCATGTCTCTTATACTATCAAAGAGTTCTCGGCAACGCGATTTGGCAGTCATCGACAACGACCTGACCATGATGTGATGAAACGCATTCAGAGACAGGCAGCTAACCGTGGGGCAGGATTTCCCACTAATTCAG GTTCGAACAGTTCAAAAACGCGTACGGGTTTGCTTGAAGCTGGCGATGGACCTGAACTAAAGAACACGGCTGCTCCTAGACCTACGTTTCCGAAATCGTCAACAAGCCAAGGAGATACTACG ATGGCTGACATTGAGACTCTGAAGACTCTCACATCAGAACAACGTGAGGCACTCGTaaacatcattcgaaataGTTCTATGC TGGATCACTCACTGAGCCATCTACAGCAAGCGCTAGTAGGTCCACAAGTTGTTCACAACGCTGGACTTCCAAGACTACCTACTATTA GTCCGGTTACAACTAGTGTAACGACTCCAAGCATTGCTGAATTAGCATTTTCCCACTACGGAACG AACCCAATTACTACTGCTGCGTCTGCACTCTCTCGCCGTCACAATGCGAAACGTCGTTCAAGCAACCATAATTCGTCGTGGATTGTTTGA